From the genome of Alicyclobacillus sp. SO9:
TTGCAGCACTTTCCATATCGTGAAAAAGCGCCAATCGGAGTTCAGGCTCTTAAGGTTCTCGTGGGGTATGCAGGCATGGCTTTCCTTTTGCTTGTTAATGTCCGGTTTGTCCCCGTTGGTTTACCCGAGTTTCTAGGTTTTGCCCTTGTCAGTGTGTGGGTAACACTCGGCGCTCCCTATCTATTTCAGCGCATGGGCCTTGCTCCCATCCCGGGTACGGCGACAGGTGCAAAGCATGACAATGGACGACCCAAGCAGCTAAGGGCCGTGGCAATAGCTGCAGGCATAGACGTCGCCGTTGTCACGCTGTTGACCCTGACTGCTGTCGCGAACATCGGGGGAACACACGAGACTGTTCCAGCCTTTGCCGATGCGGACAGCGCAGTCGCGCAATCCTCACCGATAACAGAACAAGATGGACTGGATGTAAAACACACATCCCTTATCGGCCGCCCGTTTGCAGTTCTTGGACACCGCGGTGATGCAGCAAAACTGCCGCAAGAGACTTTGCCGGGTTTCCGTCAAGCCGTGAAACTGGGTGTCGACCTGTTGGACTTAGACGTACGCTTAACCAAGGACCATCACTTTGTTCTGCTGCACAATCCCACGGTCGACGCTACGACAAATGGTCACGGTCCCGTGTCAGACATGACGCTGAAACAGGTGCAAAGCCTGGATGCCGGCTATTGGATGACAACGGACGGCGGGAAGACCTATCCGTTTCGAGGCAAAGGGATTCACCTCATGTCTCTCACTGGATTTTTCAAGGCATTTCCACATCAACAGGTAAACATCGAGATAAAAAATGACTCATACACCGCGGGATCGGACTTGGCACGGGTTATTGCTGCAAGTCATGCCGCAAATCGAGTGATTGTCGGTTCCTTCTATCAATCACCCCTTGACTCGTTCCGTAAACACCTCCCCACTGCTCGAACGATGTTGTCGAAACACGAGATGATTCAGGCCTATGTATGGGCACACCTTGGCCTGGAAGCCTACTATACCCCGCCGGGGAATTTCGCAGAAGTACCTGAAACAGAAGGGCCCTTAAGAGTCGTCACTCCAGGCTTTGTCGACTTTCTCCACCAACACGGTGTAATCGTCTATGTTTGGACGGTGGATGACACAGCTTCTATGAAGAGATTGATGAAGATGGGGGTCGACGGCATCATATCAGACAACCCAGGATTGCTCCTGCAAACGGACACAAAGGGGGTGTAAAATACTCATCCCCCGCAAAAGAAATAAACACTTGCATTTTTGGCGTGACTTGAAAATATGATAACTATCATATATATTTCAATATACCCGCCATGGTATTGTTCAGGACTACATGTATGCGATTGCATTTTCCTGGCGGAATGTTTTAGTATATTCAGATAGAACAGGAGGTGAGAACGTGCGCGGATTCCTCATGATTATCATTCTTGTTGGAAATATCATTATAACGCCCTTCGTTAATCATTTGCACCCCGTAGTTTTCGGAATGTCCTTTTTCTTGTTCTGGTTTCTTATCTGGATGTTCATTACACCGCTGTTGACTTGGTGGATTTACGCGATTGATAAACGAAAAGAAGCGTCCGAAGGGAGGTAAAAGAAGTTGACCGCTTTACTTACTACCGCCGTAATTATCTTAATTGTCGTAATCGTCGGTTTCTACGCTGGACGCAATGCCAAGTCCAGAAGCAGTATTGAAGAATGGAGCGTCGGCGGCCGAAACTTTGGCGGACTGCTGGTGTGGTTCCTTGTTGGTGCTGATATCTACACGGCATATACCTTTCTTGGACTGACAGGATATGCCTATAAGCTGGGAGCGGCCGCATTTTTTGCTGTACCCTATGTTGTGCTCGCTTACCCGATTGCCTATTTTATTCTGCCAAAAGTATGGGGGTATGCAGCGAAGTATCACCTCACAACACTGGCGGATTTTGCAAGAGAACGTTTTCAGAGTAAAGGCTTAGGCATCCTTGTTGCTCTTACCGGTATCGTCTTTCTGATTCCTTACATCGACTTGCAGTTGCTCGGTATTACAGGTGTGGCTGAAGTAGCCGGTAAAGGTACGTTCGCCAATCCTCACGCAGTTGGTATTGGTGCGCTGATTGTTTCATTTATACTTGTGGCACTCTATACCTATTTCAGTGGTCTCAGAGCTCCAGCATGGACGGCTCTCATCAAAGATGCGCTGGTTTGGATTGTTATCATTGTCATGATTATTACCATCCCGGTTATGCTGTTCCACGGATGGGGCAATATGTTCCATACAGCAGTCACCCAGTATCCGAAGATGTTGACACTACACTCTGGAGCACATGACAGCTGGTGGTTTATGACAGCAGCTCTGATTTCCGCATTGGCTCTGTTCATGTGGCCCCACGCTTCGACTGGTGCACTCAGTGCAAGGTCGGCAGAAATTCTGAAGAAGAATGCAGTCTTTCTTCCGTTCTACAACATCCTGCTTTTTTTCATTACTTTCTTAGGCATTGTGGCCTATATGAAATTGCCGCATAGTCAGACAAAAGGCTACGCTAATGTCATTTTGCTCCACCTGATTCAATACACGTACCACAACCCGTTTGTACAGGGCCTCATGTTCGCCACGGTTGCTTTGGCCAGTTTGGTACCTGCCTCTATTATGGTACTCGCAGCCAGTAATCTGTTTGCGACAAATATATTGAAGGACTGGCTCATTCCGAACATGAGCTCAAAGAACCAGACATTGGTTGCCCGATGGTTTGTGTTTGTCATGACTGCTTTGGCCCTTGTTTTCGGCATTCTGTTCCCCAACCAGTTGATTTCACTGCAACTCGAAGGGACCAGTGGTATGGTGCAGATTATTCCAGCTATTGCCTTGGGAATCTTCTGGCGCAGACTTTCCCGCCCGGCTGTTATTATTGGGCTTGTCGGCGGTATTCTGATGGTATTCTTAAACCACTTTACGTTCCACATTCACGGTTATGACGGGTTCTGGGGCCTTTTGGTCAACCTCGTTTTAGTACTTGTTTTGAACCCCTTGTTCCAAAAGGATGTCGAGCGAAACTTAGAGACAAACAAAATGATGATGGAAAGCTAAAACGTAGAGACCACCGTCATACTGAAAAATATGCAGCCTTCCCATAAACCTGTACAGGTCGATACAACGGATCTGTACAGGCCTGAGAAGGCTGTTTTTTTGCTCCCTCCCTTGCAAATTCTCATGACATCGTGTATTACTAAGTGTATTAATTGAATTAATACACTTAGTTCTTGTCGTGCATCCTGAATGACACAGAGTGACGGCAGCAGCGATTGGAGTGACACGTGTGCCAGGACGAGAAACGTGGGTTCCCCCGCAGACTAATCTGGATTCCTCCAAACCTCTCTACGAGCAGTTTGAAGACATTGTGCGCTCAAGTATTGCTCGTGCGGATTTGGTTCCCGGTCAGAGACTTCCGTCTGTCCGAGATTTCGCTGCACACTTTCGTGTCAATCCAAACACGGTCATGCGCGCCTACCAGAACCTTGAGCGAGAAGGCTTTCTTGTGACCTTTCGGGGCCAGGGAACCTTTATTGCCAAGGACGAGCGAGTTATCGAGAGAAGCCGGCGAGCGCTGGCTCGAGCCGCCCTCTATCAGTTGCAACGTGTTGCAGCTTCAATGGGTATGTCTGTCGATGAATTACTGAGCCTTGCCAGTAAGCAACAAGGAGATGAAGAATGACCATGTCCAATCAAACGTTGAAAACACCCGCAATTGATTGTGTCGGAATTGACTTCAGCGTTGGCAAGAAGACAATTTTGAGCAGTATTACGTTTTCCGTACAGCCCGGTGAGATTGCAGGATTGTTGGGTCCTAATGGTGCAGGCAAGTCGACTTTGTTGCGGATAATCGGGGGGATTGCGCCGCCAAATCAAGGGCATGTCAATCTGTTTGGAAAACGTGCGGGGGTCTCAACGTTGGCCGATACAGCACTCCTCCCTGATAGAGGCAAACTCCCGGCCTGGCTGACCTGTTCGGAATGGATTGGATATGCAGAAAGGATCTATCCCGATTGGGATCGTCATCGCGCTGACGAATTGACAGAAAGCTTGGAGATAAAGCTGGATAGCAAAATCATGTTCCTTTCCAGAGGTGAAGAAGCCCGATTGCAACTGATGACTTGCCTCGCTCGCAAGGCCCGGGTAGTGTTGCTCGACGAGCCGTTTGCAGGTGTAGACTTGGTCTCCAGACGGCGAATTGTGAATTCTGTTGTGAAGGAACTTGCTGAAAACAACCGGGGCTTTCTCATTGCTACCCACGATGTGTTAGAAATGGAGAATTTGTTCGATCGCGTCATACTTATCGGTCAGGGACAAATCAAAGGCGATGGTCTTGTCGAAAATCTGCGTGAACAAGGGACCTCCGTTGAAAAGTACTACAGGGAGGCATTCGAATGAACATAACACAGAGGGACAGCCACAGGACCAATTCAAAATCGCCTGCGCTCGCTAGTCTATGGCTGCTGACACGCTTTGAATACGGTAGAAACACAGTCCGACTGTCTAAGTCGAAAGGAAGGTCTCGCCGTTTCCTTTTTAGCAACCGCACTTGGTTCACTCTCGCTGTCATAACCATTGTTTTCGGCATCATAGCATCCTCTGCTCTCAGCAGCCCTGAGAAACTGCCAGCAATCATCTGGATTCCCTGGGTAGGTGCAGCTATCTCGTATGTCACATCCACCGCTTCCGGGACTATCAGTACGCGACAAACAGACTGGTGGCTAAGTTATCCGTACCCGCGCTGGATGTTAGTCCTATCAAAGTGGATGGCTTCCACCATTCTGGGATTAAGAATGTTCGGTATCATGGCAACCTGGGGCTTTTTTGTTTACATGGTAGCATGGACGATTCATCCGCACAGCTGGATGCCGACAAAGGACCTCTTGTTGTTTGTGGCCCTGCAAGTGCTCACCGTGGTGATTTACCTTCCGGTTTTGAGCGCTGTTGGAACGTTTTCTCTTGCTTTGGCTCGCGGTATCGCTCGAATCTTTCAGTTCCTAGTCTCAGCGGCACTTTGGGGTTCTTTTGTGGCGAGTTTTGCTGTAATGAATGTTGCAAAAACCAATAATTTCTCTACGATTGTGCAAGGCGTTGGCATCCTGTTTGCCGTCGGCTGGCCAATCTCAATCTTGCTGCTGTGGGTGACTTCGCGCAGACTGCAAACTCTGGCAGGCACAGTCGGGAAAACTCCCCTCTTCCCTGCTCACACTGCTCGCAGTCAGATTACCGACAAGACCCGAAACAAGACCGGAAGTAAAACCGGAAGCAAAACCGAAAACGGCTTGTCCACTCATTCCGTTGACAGCCGTACAACGCCGAACAAAGCGCAACAGCCAGCACTGCGCTGGATTCGCCTTTATGAGAAGTTCTGGGGTAAGCGTACGACCTCGAGCGGCGCAGTATTCTTGCTCCATGCAAGTCAAATGCGCTGGTTTGGAAAAGAATCTGATTTGCGTGCCGCAGGAACGGCGGCCATAGTGCCAGTACTGGGATTTATATGTGGAGTACTGCTCAATTCGCAACGACTGCTGCTATACGTTCCGGCAGCATCCTTGCTCGTGGCTGCATGGATTCTACTTTGGACAGGTCTGTCCTTGTTCCAGCGCAATTTGCGTAAGTCAGCAGGCTGGGTGCTCAGTTTCCCCGTATCGCGGGCGTCTTTAATTGTTACATTGTCTTTGTCAACATGGATAAAACTAGCAAGCTTTGTCGTGGCAGGCGAAGCAGGACTGTGGCTTGGAATCTGGACACGAACCCTGTTCAGTCCTCTCTCCGGAAACACCTATGCACTATCTGGGCTGGTAATGGTAAAAGCATTGTTCGTTTTCGTTACGCTCTTACCCATCTTACAAATCATATTGCAGACCGCAAGTTATGCGCTACAAGGGTGGTGGGCACTACTGCAACTGCTTGTCTACGGAGGTCTCGCCGGTCTGTTTATCCTGGCTTGGGTACACCGAAAAAACTGGTTGTTCCCTAATCTGCAAACAGGCGCACAACCCGCCGCTTATTGGATAATCCTCGTACTCACAATTATCATTGGATATCCTCTGGCAATATGGTTCGTGAGGTCTGCTTCGAAAAACTTGCACCACATCTACTTGGGCACTTCCCTGCACGATTACATGGACTGACACAAACGGATTTATAGTTCAAGCCTTTTCCACCAACTGTTTTCGTTCTCTTTTCAGACCTGCCACTTGTTGTTTGAGTGTCACAAGTCTCGCCTGTACAGCAGTAACCAGCCCATCAACTTGTTGATACTGTTCATCTACTTGTGATGCAGTCTGTTTAATGTGATTCTGCACCGCCCAATCCACAAAGAGTCCATCAAAGAAATAGTCGGCAAAATGCATGAAGCCGCCCTGATGTATATCTACCGGATTGCTTACGTTCTCGTCCAGGTCTTGCAGTTCCCGCTGCAAACGGCTGAGAGCGTAACTGGCGTTGTCCATTTTTGACTGAGCGCTATCCATGTGACTACGCTTAATCATAGTCGTAATCGTTCCTCCGCCGAGCATATCCATAGTTCCCCAGTTTTGTGCTTTCCGCAAGCTTTCAAGACAGTCTTTTAAAGCGGCTTTCGCATCCTGTGCAGCTGCCAACACCTCCTCGGTCTCCTGAACCTCTGCATTCAAGTCCGCTTCCTTATGCGTATATTCGAGTAACCGCTGCGCCAACAGACTGTTTTCCTCGGAAGCAATAGCTTGTTCTTTCTCGCGCAGAATGTTCTGGTATTGCTGCTCAATCCCACCTGTGAGCTTCAAATCACGCTGC
Proteins encoded in this window:
- a CDS encoding ABC transporter ATP-binding protein, yielding MTMSNQTLKTPAIDCVGIDFSVGKKTILSSITFSVQPGEIAGLLGPNGAGKSTLLRIIGGIAPPNQGHVNLFGKRAGVSTLADTALLPDRGKLPAWLTCSEWIGYAERIYPDWDRHRADELTESLEIKLDSKIMFLSRGEEARLQLMTCLARKARVVLLDEPFAGVDLVSRRRIVNSVVKELAENNRGFLIATHDVLEMENLFDRVILIGQGQIKGDGLVENLREQGTSVEKYYREAFE
- a CDS encoding glycerophosphodiester phosphodiesterase family protein, with amino-acid sequence MYSTPLLITLQHALSWIGVPVLRAISTLGGFGLFLIVIPLIYWTVNRSKAHHLTLTLLVSIWLNAFLKDMVAISRPVATSTLHVFVQPLTNGFPSAIAQNGTVFWGTLMAFIKSVWFRIFGLVVIISIGISRIAVGADYPTDVLGGFILGLMLLIGFSFRRKHRDPEKGTIQKEVQQKQPAVGRKLLLFALISLLLMFLDTASTEYASLGLLFGWLASNTYALQHFPYREKAPIGVQALKVLVGYAGMAFLLLVNVRFVPVGLPEFLGFALVSVWVTLGAPYLFQRMGLAPIPGTATGAKHDNGRPKQLRAVAIAAGIDVAVVTLLTLTAVANIGGTHETVPAFADADSAVAQSSPITEQDGLDVKHTSLIGRPFAVLGHRGDAAKLPQETLPGFRQAVKLGVDLLDLDVRLTKDHHFVLLHNPTVDATTNGHGPVSDMTLKQVQSLDAGYWMTTDGGKTYPFRGKGIHLMSLTGFFKAFPHQQVNIEIKNDSYTAGSDLARVIAASHAANRVIVGSFYQSPLDSFRKHLPTARTMLSKHEMIQAYVWAHLGLEAYYTPPGNFAEVPETEGPLRVVTPGFVDFLHQHGVIVYVWTVDDTASMKRLMKMGVDGIISDNPGLLLQTDTKGV
- a CDS encoding DUF3311 domain-containing protein codes for the protein MRGFLMIIILVGNIIITPFVNHLHPVVFGMSFFLFWFLIWMFITPLLTWWIYAIDKRKEASEGR
- a CDS encoding GntR family transcriptional regulator, which codes for MPGRETWVPPQTNLDSSKPLYEQFEDIVRSSIARADLVPGQRLPSVRDFAAHFRVNPNTVMRAYQNLEREGFLVTFRGQGTFIAKDERVIERSRRALARAALYQLQRVAASMGMSVDELLSLASKQQGDEE
- a CDS encoding sodium:solute symporter, whose protein sequence is MTALLTTAVIILIVVIVGFYAGRNAKSRSSIEEWSVGGRNFGGLLVWFLVGADIYTAYTFLGLTGYAYKLGAAAFFAVPYVVLAYPIAYFILPKVWGYAAKYHLTTLADFARERFQSKGLGILVALTGIVFLIPYIDLQLLGITGVAEVAGKGTFANPHAVGIGALIVSFILVALYTYFSGLRAPAWTALIKDALVWIVIIVMIITIPVMLFHGWGNMFHTAVTQYPKMLTLHSGAHDSWWFMTAALISALALFMWPHASTGALSARSAEILKKNAVFLPFYNILLFFITFLGIVAYMKLPHSQTKGYANVILLHLIQYTYHNPFVQGLMFATVALASLVPASIMVLAASNLFATNILKDWLIPNMSSKNQTLVARWFVFVMTALALVFGILFPNQLISLQLEGTSGMVQIIPAIALGIFWRRLSRPAVIIGLVGGILMVFLNHFTFHIHGYDGFWGLLVNLVLVLVLNPLFQKDVERNLETNKMMMES